A window of the Bacteroidales bacterium genome harbors these coding sequences:
- a CDS encoding flavin reductase family protein: MKTEWQPGNLLYPLPAVMVSCGSNPEEYNIITISWTGTINTNPPMLYISVRPERHSYKILKKNMEFVVNLTTEKLSYVTDFNGVKSGKNMDKFKESRLTPVPARKINTVLIGESPVNLECKVTQIIPLGSHDMFIAEVVNVNVDEKLIDPKTQKLRLDKANLLSYSHGFYYILGKRMGAFGYSVKKTK, from the coding sequence ATAAAAACAGAATGGCAACCGGGAAATCTCCTCTACCCGCTTCCGGCAGTAATGGTAAGTTGCGGTTCAAATCCCGAAGAATACAACATAATTACAATTTCATGGACAGGAACAATAAACACAAACCCGCCGATGCTCTATATTTCTGTTCGTCCTGAAAGGCATTCATACAAAATATTGAAAAAGAACATGGAATTTGTCGTTAATCTTACAACAGAAAAGTTATCTTATGTTACGGATTTTAACGGAGTTAAATCCGGAAAAAACATGGATAAATTTAAAGAAAGTCGCTTAACGCCTGTTCCTGCAAGAAAAATTAATACTGTATTAATCGGCGAATCTCCGGTAAATCTTGAATGTAAGGTAACACAAATAATTCCGCTCGGATCTCACGATATGTTTATTGCCGAAGTCGTAAATGTTAATGTCGATGAAAAACTTATTGACCCTAAAACACAAAAATTAAGATTAGATAAAGCAAATCTCTTATCTTATTCTCACGGATTTTATTATATCTTGGGTAAACGTATGGGAGCTTTCGGATATTCTGTAAAGAAAACAAAATAA
- a CDS encoding carboxymuconolactone decarboxylase family protein — translation MPEQKFTRRIFTATLLFNDFGFLFKNFKNIRRVSKNKKISKAFFEKIMTIVSTVNGCVYCQWFHAKKSIASGISSNEVKNMLNLQFQ, via the coding sequence ATGCCCGAACAAAAATTTACGAGAAGAATATTTACTGCAACATTGTTATTTAATGATTTCGGCTTTCTGTTTAAAAATTTTAAAAATATAAGAAGAGTTTCTAAAAATAAGAAAATATCAAAAGCATTTTTTGAAAAAATAATGACTATTGTTTCAACCGTAAACGGATGTGTTTATTGTCAATGGTTTCATGCAAAAAAGTCAATAGCTTCCGGAATAAGCAGCAATGAAGTAAAAAATATGTTAAATTTGCAATTTCAATAA
- a CDS encoding SDR family oxidoreductase produces the protein MKDRITLQNKKALITGATKGIGNAIAKEFAELGAELAVVARSKNELNAMLKEYSEKGIKIFGIQADVSKRSDYQKITDKISERWGSLDIFVNNVGTNIRKPTTDYNYNEYDHIMHTNLRSAFELSRLLFPCLEKSNQASVVFVSSVAGQIHLKTGSIYAMTKAAINQLTKNLAVEWAKDNIRVNAVAPWYIRTPLAETVLKDMAYKQAVLSRTPMNKIGEPEDVAAAVSFFCMPAAKYITGQILSVDGGFTVNGF, from the coding sequence ATGAAAGACAGAATAACATTACAAAATAAGAAGGCTTTAATAACCGGAGCAACAAAGGGAATAGGAAATGCAATTGCAAAAGAATTTGCAGAACTTGGTGCCGAACTTGCCGTAGTTGCAAGAAGTAAGAATGAATTAAACGCAATGCTTAAGGAGTATTCCGAAAAAGGAATTAAGATTTTCGGAATACAGGCGGATGTTAGTAAACGTAGTGATTATCAAAAAATTACAGATAAAATAAGTGAGAGGTGGGGAAGCCTTGATATTTTTGTGAACAATGTAGGAACAAATATCAGAAAACCGACAACAGATTATAATTATAATGAATATGACCATATAATGCATACAAATCTCAGGTCGGCTTTTGAGTTAAGTCGATTACTGTTTCCTTGTTTAGAGAAGTCAAATCAAGCAAGCGTTGTGTTTGTATCTTCCGTTGCCGGGCAAATTCATTTAAAAACAGGTTCAATTTATGCTATGACAAAAGCAGCTATCAATCAGCTTACAAAAAACCTTGCAGTAGAGTGGGCAAAAGATAATATAAGAGTAAATGCCGTTGCTCCTTGGTATATCAGAACTCCTTTAGCAGAAACTGTGTTAAAAGATATGGCTTATAAACAAGCTGTTTTAAGTCGTACACCCATGAATAAAATAGGAGAACCGGAAGATGTTGCGGCAGCAGTTTCGTTTTTTTGTATGCCTGCCGCAAAATACATTACCGGGCAAATCCTTAGTGTTGACGGCGGGTTTACTGTAAATGGATTTTAA